Proteins encoded by one window of Macaca mulatta isolate MMU2019108-1 chromosome 10, T2T-MMU8v2.0, whole genome shotgun sequence:
- the KIF3B gene encoding kinesin-like protein KIF3B isoform X1, with protein sequence MSKLKSSESVRVVVRCRPMNGKEKAASYDKVVDVDVKLGQVSVKNPKGTAHEMPKTFTFDAVYDWNAKQFELYDETFRPLVDSVLQGFNGTIFAYGQTGTGKTYTMEGIRGDPEKRGVIPNSFDHIFTHISRSQNQQYLVRASYLEIYQEEIRDLLSKDQTKRLELKERPDTGVYVKDLSSFVTKSVKEIEHVMNVGNQNRSVGATNMNEHSSRSHAIFVITIECSEVGLDGENHIRVGKLNLVDLAGSERQAKTGAQGERLKEATKINLSLSALGNVISALVDGKSTHIPYRDSKLTRLLQDSLGGNAKTVMVANVGPASYNVEETLTTLRYANRAKNIKNKPRVNEDPKDALLREFQEEIARLKAQLEKRSIGRRKRREKRREGGGSGGGGEEEEEEGEEGEEEGDDKDDYWREQQEKLEIEKRAIVEDHSLVAEEKMRLLKEKEKKMEDLRREKDAAEMLGAKIKAMESKLLVGGKNIVDHTNEQQKILEQKRQEIAEQKRREREIQQQMESQDEETLELKETYSSLQQEVDIKTKKLKKLFSKLQAVKAEIHDLQEEHIKERQELEQTQNELTRELKLKHLIIENFIPLEEKSKIMNRAFFDEEEDHWKLHPITRLENQQMMKRPVSAVGYKRPLSQHARMSMMIRPEARYRAENIVLLELDMPSRTTRDYEGPAIAPKVQAALDAALQDEDEIQVDASSFESTANKKSKARPKSGRKSGSSSSSSGTPASQLYPQSRGLVPK encoded by the exons ATGTCAAAGTTGAAAAGCTCAGAGTCAGTCAGGGTGGTGGTTCGCTGTCGCCCCATGAATGGCAAGGAAAAGGCTGCTTCGTATGACAAAGTGGTGGATGTGGATGTTAAACTGGGGCAGGTATCTGTGAAGAACCCCAAAGGGACAGCCCATGAAATGCCCAAGACCTTCACCTTTGATGCCGTCTATGACTGGAATGCCAAGCAGTTTGAACTGTACGATGAGACGTTCCGACCACTTGTTGACTCGGTCCTGCAAGGTTTCAATGGAACCATTTTTGCCTATGGACAAACTGGGACAGGAAAAACCTACACAATGGAAGGAATCCGTGGTGACCCTGAAAAAAGAGGAGTCATTCCCAACTCATTTGACCACATCTTCACCCACATCTCTCGATCCCAGAATCAACAGTACCTGGTCAGGGCTTCTTACTTAGAGATCTACCAAGAGGAGATCCGAGATCTGCTCTCAAAGGATCAGACCAAAAGGCTTGAGCTCAAAGAGAGGCCTGACACAGGAGTGTATGTGAAAGACCtgtcttcctttgtcaccaagAGTGTGAAGGAGATAGAGCACGTGATGAATGTGGGGAACCAGAACCGTTCTGTCGGTGCTACCAACATGAACGAGCACAGCTCGCGTTCTCATGCAATTTTCGTTATCACTATCGAGTGCAGCGAGGTGGGCCTCGATGGTGAAAACCACATCCGTGTAGGGAAATTGAACCTTGTAGATCTTGCTGGCAGCGAACGGCAAGCCAAGACTGGCGCCCAAGGGGAGAGATTAAAAGAAGCTACCAAGATCAACCTCTCCCTGTCCGCTTTGGGTAATGTCATCTCTGCTCTGGTGGATGGCAAAAGCACTCACATTCCGTATCGGGACTCAAAGCTTACCAGGCTCCTCCAAGATTCCCTTGGTGGCAATGCTAAGACTGTGATGGTGGCCAATGTGGGGCCTGCTTCTTATAACGTCGAAGAGACTCTGACCACTCTGCGATATGCCAACCGTGCCAAAAACATTAAGAACAAACCAAGGGTCAATGAGGACCCCAAGGATGCCCTCCTTCGAGAATTCCAGGAAGAGATCGCTCGGCTCAAGGCCCAGCTGGAAAAACGGTCCATTGGCAGGAGGAAGAGGCGAGAGAAGCGGAGGgaaggtggtggcagtggtgggggtggggaagaggaggaggaggagggagaagagggtgAGGAGGAAGGGGATGATAAGGATGATTACTGGCGGGAACAGCAAGAAAAACTGGAGATTGAGAAGCGGGCCATTGTAGAGGATCACAGCTTGGTTGCAGAGGAGAAGATGAGGCtgctgaaggagaaagagaaaaagatggagGACCTGCGGCGGGAGAAGGATGCTGCCGAGATGCTGGGcgccaagatcaag GCCATGGAGAGTAAGTTGCTTGTTGGAGGAAAAAATATAGTAGATCATACGAATGAACAGCAGAAAATCCTGGAGCAGAAACGACAGGAAATTGCAGAGCAG AAACGTCGAGAAAGAGAAATCCAGCAACAGATGGAAAGTCAAGATGAAGAGACCTTGGAACTTAAAGAGACATACAGCTCATTGCAGCAAGAGGTGGACATCAAGACCAAAAAACTCAAAAAG CTCTTCTCCAAGCTTCAGGCAGTGAAGGCTGAGATCCACGACCTCCAAGAAGAACACATCAAGGAGCGCCAAGAGCTAGAGCAGACTCAGAATGAGCTCACCAGGGAGCTGAAACTCAA GCATCTGATTATAGAAAACTTTATCCCTctggaagaaaaaagtaaaattatgaatAGAGCCTTCTTTGATGAAGAGGAAGATCATTGGAAACTACATCCTATAACCAGACTGGA GAACCAGCAGATGATGAAGCGGCCAGTCTCAGCCGTGGGATATAAGAGACCATTGAGCCAGCACGCGAGAATGTCCATGATGATTCGTCCAGAGGCCCGATACAGG GCAGAAAACATTGTGCTGTTAGAGCTGGACATGCCTAGCCGGACCACCAGAGACTATGAGGGTCCAGCCATTGCCCCCAAGGTTCAGGCTGCATTGGATGCGGCTCTGCAGGATGAAGATGAGATACAGGTGGATGCATCATCCTTTGAAAGCACTGCAAATAAGAAATCCAAGGCCAG GCCTAAAAGTGGAAGGAAGTCGggatcctcctcctcttcctcaggaaCCCCTGCATCTCAGCTTTATCCACAGTCTCGGGGGCTGGTTCCAAAGTAA